The following nucleotide sequence is from Cicer arietinum cultivar CDC Frontier isolate Library 1 chromosome 2, Cicar.CDCFrontier_v2.0, whole genome shotgun sequence.
CAACACATAGCATAATATtacttattcatatttttattgcaACTGAACAagtttttctaaattaaaatagttaaagttctgtttacaattaattatattataaaatagatcaaataattttatctttaatttctatcaaaattatttttgaaaaaacattaattataaaataccattaatatttttacaacaaataatataaataaaatgatattcaaATAATCACAAAAACATCCTCTTATTGATTCAtgacacataaaataaaatatgaagattcacttgtatataatataatataatatattatattatattatattataaaaaaagagataatttttattattttaaaccaTCACGACATTGACATTTCTGACTTAGTGCACAAATtatttgtctatattttacttatCTTCCATTCCTGCGTGGAAACCATAAAGCTGTGGGACCCAACTGCAATTTTCCTTTCTCTTCAATATTAATGATGCTCCAAACAAAAAACGTCACGTAACAAGAGCTTTTTTTCCTCCCATCTTTTTCCTTTCACTTTCATTATAAACAAAGTGTTTATTTGCTTTTAAATTATGCATTTTGTGTTTCACTAaaactttttttcattttatatcaaaaaaaCTTAGAAGCAATATTGTTTATCAATTACTTCTCACCACTCAAAACAATACACGTATTAAAGAAGGGATTATACATATTCagtttgaagaaaatattaatattatttggaaAACATTAACTAATTTGgcataaataaatgaattaataaaagtTTGACCGCGCGTGCAGAACTTCAGGACAGATAATGACTTATGCTGGCATTGAACTAAGCTCAGCTACACTTGCTTCAGCAATGCTTAACCTCATTCCAGCTTTCACTTTCGTAATTGCTCTTATTTTCAGGTTCTTTTCAAATACCATTTTGTTGATGTCTCTGAATTTAACTTTTTGGATTGCAATACCTTTATTCTCACAATGACTTGATCTTAGGACTAGAAGGTCTTTTTGAAAAACATGATAGGATAgaaacataatataataaaaaatatgatagaaACAACATAAAAGATGAATATCATAAAGAGTTATCGTGTCATGTGTTTGACAAGCACCTGATAagaataatttatcatattctGTGTTTGATACACAACAGATAACtaaattatatgatttatattatgataaaatgacaaatttgttctaataatttatttaattttttttttcaaaataacatcaaaataaataaataatcagaaatcttctaatttcaaaagtttatttttcaacCTTCAATAtgaagtaatttatttattttttataaaaaaataaaaaatgctaaaaaaatataaataatttataaagtatttttaaatattttaaaaaatttaaaaatgctaaaaacatataatattaaaaaacatatattattaaaatttccaACACATTATATCTAATTAGAAACTtcaatcaaaatttattattagtaactatataaaaaaataattaatataaaattcaaacattaaatatgatagagaaaaagaaaaaatatgaactaaaaacaataataagaaCTTTTctgaatcaaaattttattttttcaacctTTTAAAAGTCATCAAATTTAActctatttaatattattatttcaaaaataccTCTTATTAAATCTCATATCTTCtaagataatatataatttcaatacatatttaacataataattattataataaagaatattttaataattaaaactagctttttttatatatgtgaaacaataattttttgtttgtaaataaAGTTGAAGGGAGTATAAACCAACACGACTTCATTTAATAGTGTGAGGttaattaaatgttattttgtgtgatctcattaataaataaatttatctgacattcttttaagaaaaataatttattttgtttgaaatataaattaatcttcattataaattgttttgttaaaaaaattattgaaaaaacaaaaacaaaaacaaaatgattATAAAAAGCATTTAATAATATCATCCTTATATATTGTAGAcatggttttttttatttttgaaatagctATATCGTaggattaattaatttttgtttatattctgATGGAAAAGCGCTACTACATGAAAAGACATCTCACCAAATATTTTGAgcttataatattttgttgcGTACCATTCGGCCTGTATAAGTTAAATGTTAATGACGTCAAGGAAAAGGTTAAatgtttgattatttttgttgGTGAAGACACGTTGACATTGATTTACTTTAccaatgaatataaaaataatttatacctcatcatataacttttattaatttaattacttaaataaaaagcagaaaaaatagaagttaaattttaattatatatatatatatatatatatatatatatatatatatgtatgtatatattatCGATGTATaccatataaaatattaaagtatgtttagtgattaaaataaaataaaagtaaaataaaatataaaataagacaaTAATATATTAGATATATATGATAATCACGTACtagaataaaatctaaaaaaattaataatcaaaagataatatatttaatataaaaataagattatGTATATCAACtactcaattattatttttatttggatttCATTTTAACTGATGTAAGTATTTgacaaacaaataataataaataatataatattaatttgtgttATCTTATTGTATGATGGTACAAAAGAtatattattcaataaaaacaaatatatatatatatatatatatatatatatatatatatatataaattatcttataatattttaaaattttataaattaataaaaaatacataaacaattagctagtaataaaataattttatataatttaaaaattcgtTGGcacattatttcataaataatttttaatttaaaagaaaatatagattaactgaatatatttattatatatgttagataaactaaataaatatattttatatattatatgtaaacaaaatattattcttgtaaaaaaattctatttttattaatttaaaaaattgaaattattattaaaatttaataattttgatattaatttaatttttaaatattctaattcaaataatctttttaaaattacataacCCGACAACTGTGTATATGATAAAACCAaactgatttttaaatttatttttaatttttaatttttatatttttattttttaatttattatcaatgttaattttttttaatttgtatttatgttttataaaatttcaattttcaaatttttaaatttcaattcataaatttttattgattttctaaCTTACCTCATATCCACGGTGTCCTAGAGTATGAGTCAACTATTTATCAACAGAATCCATTTTTGTCACTTTgtttatacatatatttaaaattaagattcTAGATTACAATTGTATAATTAGAAAATCGGAagacaattttaataaattcagACAGATTGAATGATGATTAAAGAGACATTCAAACTTTAAAGTTTCTAAATTAGATATGATCgcatgatatattaaaaatcttTTAATGGCAGTATCTGAAGTAGCAATATCTCAATTTAATGATTTAGGATGGAAATATTAAATTGGAGACATTGTAGTAGTCAAGCTAAAGTGATAGGAACAATAGTATCAATGGCTGGAGCATTTGTTGTGATATTCTACAAGGGTCCACCAATATTCAAGATACATTCTTCAAATTCATTCAACACACTTCAATTTTCACCACAATTGAATTGGATCATGGGTGGGTTGTTATGTGCTGGTGATTCTTTATTTTCTGCCATATGGTACATATATCAGGTTGGACTGATTATATCATACACTTCTttaatgtgtgttttttttttttaactagaagataattaaattgatttgttGTTGTAATGCTACATGTTTCAGGTTTCAGTAACAAAGAAATACCCTGCTGTAATAGTGATAGTGTTCTTCCAAGTgttttttattgcaattcaATCAGGAGTATTTGCCTTAATTGTGGTTAGAGATCCAAGTGCATGGGAACTAAAGCTTGATATGAGGTTGATTGTCATTTTCTACCAGGTAACTCATTCATTACCTGGTAGTccctacgcgaaaaaacgcattttacagcgttttttttaaaggttctgttatttttaaaatataattacaacagcgcttgtgtgtTTAACAAGCCTGTAAAATGGGCGccgttaaatgtcatttttgacgTAGTGAGTGtataatgattaaattataattaatatatagttGAATGTTAATTAACCTTAAACAGGCAATAGCTGCAATAGGAATTCGTTACTTGCTACAAACATGGTGTGTACAAAGAGCTGGTCCTCTGTTTTGTGCTATGTTCAAGCCGGTCGGAATCATCTTCACTGTTATTATGGGTTCAATTTTTCTTGGAGAGGTTTTCAATCTTGGAAGGTAAAcaattttgatttcaaatttaaatcaaaatcacATGGTACATTCATATCATGTATCACTCTTTGCAGTTTGATTGGTGCTGTTATAATCGTCGTAGGATTTTATGCCGTGCAATGGGGCAAAGCTTCAGAACAAAAATCTCATAACTTCGACACGTCTTCTAATGTTGTTCCACTATTACAAAACAAGGCGTAATCATTTATACATACCATACTATACACACATTCAACACTTTATATAGTGAGGTgggtaaaataatttttttgatgaagTTAAGTCAATAACCAATCACTAATTGTCTTTTGTTTAATTAGATCAAGTCagattatataatttattgcaGCTATACCCTGACTCTTGGTTTGCACTTAAGTCCttatgttaattaaattaatatcttttaatatttttatattgttt
It contains:
- the LOC101512037 gene encoding WAT1-related protein At3g28070-like isoform X1; this encodes MNGRTRKLLPFMGMIVAVLTQSGSMVVIKVAMKDGMNKYVMVVYSMALSSIMLLPLAFFIHRTDRPPLTFSSLCSFFLLALFGTSGQIMTYAGIELSSATLASAMLNLIPAFTFVIALIFRMEILNWRHCSSQAKVIGTIVSMAGAFVVIFYKGPPIFKIHSSNSFNTLQFSPQLNWIMGGLLCAGDSLFSAIWYIYQVSVTKKYPAVIVIVFFQVFFIAIQSGVFALIVVRDPSAWELKLDMRLIVIFYQAIAAIGIRYLLQTWCVQRAGPLFCAMFKPVGIIFTVIMGSIFLGEVFNLGSLIGAVIIVVGFYAVQWGKASEQKSHNFDTSSNVVPLLQNKA
- the LOC101512037 gene encoding WAT1-related protein At3g28070-like isoform X2, which encodes MNGRTRKLLPFMGMIVAVLTQSGSMVVIKVAMKDGMNKYVMVVYSMALSSIMLLPLAFFIHRTDRPPLTFSSLCSFFLLALFGTSGQIMTYAGIELSSATLASAMLNLIPAFTFVIALIFRMEILNWRHCSSQAKVIGTIVSMAGAFVVIFYKGPPIFKIHSSNSFNTLQFSPQLNWIMGGLLCAGDSLFSAIWYIYQVSVTKKYPAVIVIVFFQVFFIAIQSGVFALIVVRDPSAWELKLDMRLIVIFYQAIAAIGIRYLLQTWCVQRAGPLFCAMFKPVGIIFTVIMGSIFLGEVFNLGRILCRAMGQSFRTKIS
- the LOC101512037 gene encoding WAT1-related protein At3g28070-like isoform X3 — encoded protein: MNGRTRKLLPFMGMIVAVLTQSGSMVVIKVAMKDGMNKYVMVVYSMALSSIMLLPLAFFIHRTDRPPLTFSSLCSFFLLALFGMEILNWRHCSSQAKVIGTIVSMAGAFVVIFYKGPPIFKIHSSNSFNTLQFSPQLNWIMGGLLCAGDSLFSAIWYIYQVSVTKKYPAVIVIVFFQVFFIAIQSGVFALIVVRDPSAWELKLDMRLIVIFYQAIAAIGIRYLLQTWCVQRAGPLFCAMFKPVGIIFTVIMGSIFLGEVFNLGSLIGAVIIVVGFYAVQWGKASEQKSHNFDTSSNVVPLLQNKA